The Amblyomma americanum isolate KBUSLIRL-KWMA chromosome 3, ASM5285725v1, whole genome shotgun sequence genome window below encodes:
- the LOC144124594 gene encoding uncharacterized protein LOC144124594 — MSTDVPLFVQVLTGFFSIALGRAVSADSGFNRHPASADAFRLPCAGGVHFSHCELLSWHVDTTFCAPSSSTATSSTLPARILPIKGTPAPSISSGHGNPVVTMSTDVPLFVQVLTGFFSIALGRAVSADSGFNRHPASADAFRLPCAGGVHFSHCELLSWHVDTTFCAPSSSTATSSTLPARILPIKGTPAPSISSGHGNPVVTMSTDVPLFVQVGGRKYCCRSNCLFLIVLPCPRTLLVCFSDCISIVGLLLKLSGDVEENPGPDTMEMIQQVIASQTEILSKLSEIQENQTSSEARILDMQSRLSAIEQKLQTFDESRDRLSKLETFAERCEIEMTTVSRKLDELENRSRRNNLIVRGVKEEESESEEDLLQKVNNDIFDKILKQRVDTIERIHRLGKREPGRDRPIIIKLTDFRDKMKIMSNCFNLKGTQFSVNEDFSKRVVEIRKNLWNSCADERKNGVKAKLIFDKLKVKNTLYAWNEETKQRFKCQVATSTSNE, encoded by the coding sequence atgtcaactgatgtgccactatttgtgcaggtacttaccggattcttttccatcgccttgggccgtgcagtaagcgcagacagcggcttcaatcgtcacccagcttctgccgatgcctttcgactgccgtgcgcggggggcgtacatttttcacactgcgagctgctgtcgtggcacgtggatactaccttctgcgcaccctcttcgagcacagcgacgtcatccacacttccagcccggattttgcctataaaaggaacgcctgcgccttccatcagcagtggacacggcaaccccgtggtgacaatgtcaactgatgtgccactatttgtgcaggtacttaccggattcttttccatcgccttgggccgtgcagtaagcgcagacagcggcttcaatcgtcacccagcttctgccgatgcctttcgactgccgtgcgcggggggcgtacatttttcacactgcgagctgctgtcgtggcacgtggatactaccttctgcgcaccctcttcgagcacagcgacgtcatccacacttccagcccggattttgcctataaaaggaacgcctgcgccttccatcagcagtggacacggcaaccccgtggtgacaatgtcaactgatgtgccactatttgtgcaggttgGTGGACGAAAATATTGCTGCCGTAGCAACTGCCTTTTTTTGATCGTGTTGCCGTGTCCACGCACATTGCTGGTTTGCTTTAGTGATTGTATCTCAATTGTAGGCCTGTTGCTGAAGTTATCCGGTGATGTTGAGGAGAATCCTGGCCCGGATACAATGGAAATGATTCAACAAGTAATTGCTTCTCAAACTGAAATCCTCAGCAAATTAAGCGAAATACAGGAAAACCAAACATCGTCTGAAGCAAGAATTCTGGACATGCAATCCAGGCTGTCTGCTATAGAACAAAAGCTACAAACCTTTGACGAGTCTCGGGATAGGCTTTCGAAACTAGAAACTTTTGCTGAAAGATGTGAAATAGAAATGACTACAGTTTCGAGAAAACTTGATGAGTTGGAAAACCGCTCGCGGCGCAATAACTTGATTGTACGCGGAGTCAAGGAGGAGGAATCAGAGAGTGAAGAGGACCTACTACAGAAAGTAAACAATGACATCTTTGATAAAATTCTGAAACAAAGGGTGGACACTATTGAAAGGATTCACCGACTTGGAAAGAGGGAACCAGGTAGAGACCGTCCGATTATTATTAAACTTACTGACTTTAGGGATAAGATGAAAATAATGAGTAACTGTTTCAACCTAAAAGGCACTCAATTTAGTGTAAATGAAGATTTTTCTAAAAGGGTTGTGGAAATACGAAAAAATCTTTGGAACTCCTGTGCCGATGAACGAAAGAACGGCGTGAAAGCTAAGTTAATTTTTGATAAGTTAAAAGTCAAGAATACCTTATACGCATGGAACGAGGAGACCAAGCAGCGGTTCAAATGCCAGGTTGCCACTAGCACTAGCAATGAGTGA